GAGCAAGTTTGGGAAAAGGTGCAGGAGGAATTGCAAGAGTTTGGTGAAGAATTCTCACAAGCTAGCAAGACACCCGAAACGAAAGAACGTGCAACAGCTGAATTTGGAGACTTACTTTTTTCCTTGATAAACTTTGCTCGCTTCGCAGATATTAATCCGGAAGAGGCACTTGAACGTACAAACCGAAAATTTATTCAGCGTTTTCAGTATATTGAAACCGCAGCAGCCCGCGATGGACATCAGCTTGCAGACTTAACACTCTCAGAAATGGATAAGTATTGGGAGCAAGCTAAACAGGTACCATTAATCGACAACAATTCCTCTCCTGAGAAGTAGATTTTTTGAAGTCGTTTATTGTTTTACGGCGTTTAAACCCATATTTCATTTGGCAGGCACTCTGATTTTATTTAGGTTTGCCAAGGCTAGATTCATTTTGAAGCGCCCTTTGCGCACGAGCAGACCTACACTTAATGCTTCTTTTTAGCAGTATGCGTATGGGTGAGCGGGGTCGTTATCATATTTGAATTTTAGCTCATTTTTTATTTCACCTTTTTCACATTCAGTTCAAGTTCATTCACCTTTCACCACCAAACCCTAATTCTCCGGAACAATGGAACAAAAGAATGCCATCAACAAGAATGCACGGCCCGCTGCTGCCTCGGCTCCTAAGAGCGAAGAAAAAGGCGGTGGAGGTGCGTTCGCTGCCATCGTTATTCCGCTGGCCTTTGTAGTTGCCCTCGTACTTTACAAGTTCGTTCTAGGTAACGGCGCTAACTTCCAAGGCGGCAACAACGAAAACTTGCCGCTACCCGGCAACATCTTGGGTACCATTTACGCTGGAGGTTTCATTGTACCGATTCTGCTAACACTCCTCATCTTGGTAATTACCTTCACCATCGAGCGTCTGTTGACAATTGGTAAAGCGAAAGGTTCTAAGAGCATCGAGAGCTTCGTACGTTCTATCCGTCAGAAGCTGAACACAAACGATGTAAATGGTGCTATTGCTGTATGCGATCAGCAAAAAGGCTCTGTAGCTAACGTGGTAAAAGCTGGCTTGCTCAAGTACAAAGAGATGGAGCAAGACCGCGTAATGGAGAAAGACCAGAAAGTACTGGCTATCCAGAAAGAAATCGAAGAATCGACGGCCTTGGAGCTCCCTATGTTGGAGAAAAACCTAGTTATCCTGTCGACTATCGCTTCTGTAGCAACGCTTATCGGTCTGCTAGGTACGGTATTCGGTATGATCCGCGCTTTCTCGGCTCTTGCTAACGCTGGTGCTCCTGACGCTGCCGCTCTTTCAACTGGTATTTCGGAAGCCTTGATCAATACCGCTTTCGGTATCGGTACGTCGGCTTTGGCTATCATCGCTTACAACTACTTTACCAGCAAAATCGACGCTCTTACTTACAGCATCGACGAAGCAGGTTTCAGCATCATTCAGACGTTTGCTGCTCAACACGGCGAAACGGAAACTTATAAGGCATAAGTTGCGGTTCACGCACTAAAGCCCTGTTTCTCTACGTTTCTGAATAATCAATTTAACCACGCCAGAAATGCCTAAAGTAAAACCTCACAGAACGTCCCCTTCGTTGGATATGACTCCGATGGTGGACTTGGCATTCCTGCTGGTGACCTTCTTCATGCTCACCACCAAATTTGCTCCGCAAGAGGAAGTGGTGGTTGACACGCCAGCATCAACGTCGGAAATACGCTTACCTGAAAGCCACGTCATTATTATTTCAATTGACAAGGACAAACGGGTATTCTTTGGTATGGACGACGCGAAGCCAAAGGCCGATATGCTAGCTCGGGTAGGTACCAAGTTTGGAGTCTCGTTCGACGCCAATATGGCTAAGAACTTCTCCAATATTGCCAGCTTTGGCGTACCCGTGCAGCAGCTCCCCGACTTTTTGAGCCGGGATACTGAGCAGCGCAAAGCCATTAAGCAACCAGGTATTCCGATCGATTCGGTAAATAACCAGTTGACTGAGTGGGTAGTTGCTGCTCAAGGCGCATCGTATAAGGCTTTTGGTAAACCCGCATTCATCGCCATTCGTGGGGATGGTGCCGCTGACGTACCAACGGTACAGAAGGTCATCAAGCTTCTGCAGGACAAGAACATCAACCGTTTCAACCTGATTACAGACTTGGAAGGCAAGCCAGGTGTAGCAGGGAAGTAAACTAAACCGACCGCAGACAATGGCAGAAATCCAACAACAAGCCGACTCCGGTAAAGGTGGGAAGAAGCGAGCCAAGAAAATGTCGACCAAAATCGACATGACTCCTATGGTGGACCTAGCTTTTCTTCTCCTCACCTTCTTCATGCTGACTACCACCTTCAGCAAGCCGACAGTCATGCAGCTTAACATGCCAGTTAAGCCCAAAGAAAACGAGCAGCAGTCGGAGATTAAAGCATCAAATGCTTTTACCATCCTACTGGGAGAGAACAACAAAGTATATTACTACGATGGCTTGGTAGACGCAACGTCCAAGCCTGAGTTGAAGCTCACCAACTATGCTGCGAATGGCATCCGCCAGATCTTATTAGCACACAAAAGCAATCCTGATCTGGTAGTGCTGATCAAACCAGCCGAAAAAGCTTCTTACAAGAACATGGTAGACATCCTCGACGAGATGAACATCACGAACCAAAAGAAGTACGCGTTGGTGAACATAGCCAAAGAAGACAGCGACTTAATTAAAAGCTCAGGGCTATGATGGATAACACACAACTGGCCAAGGCGTCCTTAGATGACATTGTCTTCGAAGGACGAAATAAAGCCTACGGAGCCTATGTGCTCCGGCGTTTGTACGGTAAAAACGTCTCACGTGCACTTCTCATTGCAGTAGCTCTTTTCGCCATTGGAGTAAGCTTTCCGCTAATCGCGGCAATGCTGAAGCCTGAGGAGAAAATTGTTGAGAAACCTAAAAATCTAAAGGTGAATGAGCTCATGCAGCCACCACCCTTGGATCCGGCAACGCCACCGCCACCACCCCCGCCGCCGCCGCCGCCTTCTGCGCCGCCGCCCCCACCACCGGTAGTATCAACTATCAAGTTTACGCCTCCAGTGGTAAAGCGTGACAACGAAGTTCGCAAGGAGGAAAAGGTACCAGACCAAGACGAGCTGGAAGGCAAGCAGATCGCAACAGAGACCGTAAAAGGTAACACTGATGCGCCGCCGCCCCCCGACTTGAGCGGTATTGAAGGCGGTACTGGTGCTGAGCCTGTGAAAGAGGTAGTAGACGCTAAAGTTTACACCTATGTAGAGCAAATGCCGGTGTTCCCGGGCGGTAACGATGCACTTCTCGCTGCCATCCAGAAGAACACTAAGTATCCTCCACTTGCTTTGCGCAACCAAGTAGAAGGTAAAGTATTCATTACTTTCGTCGTAGGTCCAGATGGTGCTGTTTCTGGCGTAACTGTTCAGAAAGGTATCGGCTCAGGTTGCGATGAGGCTGCTGTAGCAGCAGTGAAAACTCTACCCCGTTTCACACCTGGTAAGCAAAACGGACGTGCTGTAAGTGTATCGTTTACAGTACCGGTAACATTCGCTATCAAATAGTCTCTTTAAGAGATCTTGTATAGCTAAAGTCTGAAAGCCCGAATTGAGCAAAACTCAGTTCGGGCTTTTTGTATTTAATTTTTGTCGGCAAGCATACTATTCTGAGAATATAGCACGTTGATGTGTTGAAAGCCGGAGCAGTATGGATTGTGTAAGTAGGCTAGGCTTGAGTAATGCGGAGTGCGAATACCCATTCACCATTTATCCCATATAACTCATGACCCTTTTAAACTTGCTCACTGCCACACTCGACGACATTGTCTTCGAAAGACGAAACAAAGCTTACGGAGCCTTTTTGCTCCGTAAGCTTTACAACCGGCATTTAGCCACAGCCATTACTATAGCCTCTGCTCTAGCGTTCTTGTTAGTTGCTGTACCGATGTTGGTGCAACAGCTCTGGCCTGCAGAAGCAACAGCAGTTTCTCCGCCTAAAAAAGAAGTAATTGAACTCTATCGTGTCATTTTGCCACCTAAACAGGTGCAGCCGGCAGCACTGCAACCCAAAGCAATCCGTCATCCAATGGTGAAGGCTCAGTCTCAACCTAGTGCGCCTAAAGTAGTAGCAGACAACCAAGTAAAACCAGAAATAAGAAGGCTCGATGTAGCACCTCCCGTGATACAGCCTGGAGCTATAGTTGGGACAGAGGACTTGGTTGGGGACTCAGAAGCAACCAATAGCACTGCAACCAACACAACAGGCACAGTAGGGGGCGCCACAGCAACAGAAACAGCGCCATCAGGCACCTTCACTTTTGTAGAGGTGATGCCCGAGTTTTCGGGTGGTCAGGAGGCGCTGCGTCGCTATATGCAGCGTAATCTCCATTATCCTAGCACAGCGCTAGCAAATAATATTGCTGGTAAAGTGTTCGTTTCCTTTGTGGTCAATGCTGATGGTACTATCTCAAATGTAGAAATACTGAAAGGGCTAGGCTACGGTACTGACGAAGAAGCTATTAGAGTGGTACGTAGTATGCCGAGCTGGAAACCGGGTCGGCAAAACAACCATCCTGTTTCTGTACGTTATACTATGCCGATTACTTTTCGGTACGAGTAATAAAGTATAAGGATACGAGGTTTTTAGAACGCTCTTCATAGAAAACAAAACAGCCGGCTTCGTGATAAGTCGGCTGTTTTTTGCTGTTTTGAAGAATGTATAACGACTACTATTGTTTATTCCGCGGGTTTGGAGAACAATCTACTAGTGTTTGCACGTTATAACATAAACTCATTTGTTTTTCATTTTTCTTACATGTCCAACCGTCTTTCCACAGAAGAGCGCTTAGGCCGACAATCACCACAACGGTTAATCCGTTACTTCGTCATGTTTATGGCAGTACTCTACTGTGGGCTAGGAGTATTCATGTGGGTAGCACCAGCAATCATGCTGCCCTTCCAGCCTACAGTGCGGCACATCCTAGGTTTTGTATTCATATTTTACGGAATCATTAGATTTGTCCGGGCTTACCGCCAGATATTCTCTAAACAGTACGACGATGCACGCTAATCTGCTTAAAACTGGAGTTACCCTAGCTTTGGCTGTTTCGCTATTCACAGCTTGCAACCAAACGCAGAGCGGCAATGCCACTAGTGCAACTGATACGCCTACTAGCGGTAACGTTGCGATTAGTGTAGATGAGACATTTGCACCTATCATCAAGTCAGAAGTAGATACCTTCCAGAAGCTTTATCAAAGCGCAAAAGTGACGGCTTACTACAAGCCCGAGCAGGAAGTGCTACAGGATTTGCTAGATGATAAGGTAAAACTAGCAGTCTTGACGCGTGAGTTGAATGCAGCCGAGCGTGCTGAGTTTGATCGGCTGAAGCTAGTGCCACGTGCTACTAAGATTGCAACGGATGGGTTGGCCATCATTGTGCATCCTAGCAATCCAGATTCTTTGCTGAGTTTACCGCAACTACGAGACATCTTCACCGGCAAAGCGCAGCAATGGTCGCAGGTGAGCGGTAAAAAAGCGTTGGCTACCATCAACGTAGTATTTGATGCGAACCGCTCTAGTACCACCCGCTATATTCAGGATTCGGTGACACGTGGTGCGGCTCTCACGCCGCGTGCTTTTGCCGCAAAATCGAACTCTGCTTTGCTCGATTACGTTGCTAATCATCCTAACGCTATTGGTGTAGTTGGGGCCAACTGGATTAGTGACCGGGACGATGCTGCTGTGCAAACGTTTCTCCAGAAGGTGCGAGTGGTAAGTGTGAGCACCCAAACTGATCCGCCTAATCGGGATGATTATGTTCAGCCTTATCAAGCTTACTTAGCACTGAAAACCTACCCTTTAACTCGTACAGTATACGTCGTTAGCAGGGAGGCCCGCGCAGGATTAGGCACTGGTTTTACCTCATTTGTTGCCGGTAATCAAGGACAACTCATTATCTTGAAAGCCGGTTTGCTTCCTGCCATTGGACAAATGAGGGTTGTAAACACCAATAAACTGTAAATTCTTTCTCCCTTTCACACGCTTTTTCCGCTTTTAAACCAAACCTTTTGCTCATGAACTCCAAGCCCTGGAAGCTTTCGCTCCTCGCTGTCTTGTCTGTTTCAGCTTCTGCTGTAGTTGCTCAGGACGTACAAAGCGCACGAAAAGCAATCGAACTCGAACAGTTTGGTCAAGCTCGCGCTTCGCTGTTGAAACAAGGATCTTCGCCCGAAGCTGCGTATGAGCTAGGTCGTCTTTACCAACTGCGTGAAGTACCTGATTCAGCTGCTTATTATTTCAACCGCGTTCCTCTTAACCCGAAAGATGCTTTCAGCCTAGTAGCTGCCGGCCGTGCTGCTTTGGCTCAAGGAAAAACAGCCGAAGCCGAAGCGCAATTTGACAATGCCGTCAAAGCTAGCAAAGGCAAAGACGCGAAGATCTTCACCCTGATTGCGCAGGCCTACGCCGAATCAGACGTGAAGGATATCACGAAGGCAACTACTTACGTAGACGCTGGCCAGAAAGCCAATAAAGGCAAAGATGAGCCGATGCTCATGATTGCGCGCGGTGATATCTACCAGAAGACCGATGCGGGTGGTGGCGAAGCGATGAACAGCTACGAGCGTGCTAGCATGGCCGACCCAAACAATGTGCTAGCTTACTACAAAAAAGGAGAGTTGAACTTCCGCTCACGGAATTACAACGAAGCTCGCACGAACTTCGAAAAGGCTATCAGCCTTGATCCGAACTATGCACCGGCATACCGCGACTTAGCGGAGATGTATTACTTCGCTAACCAATATCCTCTGGCTCTGGAAACTTTCCAGAAGTACCAGAAAGTAGCCGAACAGTCACCGGAAACGGATGCTGAGTACGCTTCCTTCCTGTTCTTGACCAAGAAGTACCCAGAGTCGCTAACTGAAATTCAAAAGGTACTGGCCAAAGAGCCGAATAACATCGCGATGAACCGTTTGATGGCTTATACGTTGTATGAGACGGGCCAGAACGACCAAGCGATGGCGGCAATGGATAAGTACATGAAAATGGTACCCGCCGACAAGCTCATCAAAGACGACAACTTGTATTACGGCAAGATGCTGTCGAAAGCAGGCCGCGACGATGAGGCACTAGCTCTTCTGCAGAAGGCTGCACAGGCATCACCTAAAGATGCCGGTGAAATTCAGGGTGCCTTAGCGCAGACATACATGCAGAAGAAGGATTATCCGAATGCCATTAAGGCTTTCAAGGCCAAAATGGGCGGCGGAGCTCCTCTACTCACTGATCAGGTATTGCTAGCCACTGCTTATAGCAGCAACAAACAGTACCAGCAAGCAGATAGCCTGTATAACCTAGTGTTGACAGCTCGGCCGACGTATGCGCCAGGTTATCAGATGCGAGCTAGCAATGCCTACTACATGGATCCGGATTCCAAGCAGGGCACAGCACGGCCCTATTGGGAAAAGTATGTAGAGCTAGCCAAAGCTGATCCTACGAAATATAAGGACGGCTTGACGACAGCTTACGAGTACCTAGGCTACTATTACTTCCAAAAAGGTGATAAGGCAGCTGCCCTGCCCTATTATCAGCAATTGCTGGCCTTAGATCCCAGCAATGCAAGAGCGAAGGCTGGTATCGAATCTATTCAAGGTAAAAAGACGGCTACCTCAGCTCGCAAATAACCTAGCTTAGTTCACCAATAAAAAAAGCCCGCTACCTAGGTAGCGGGTTTTTTTTATTGGTTTACAATCAATTTGTAGGCTAGGTAGCGTACACTTCCCACTTCGCTAATACAGCTTCAAAGTCGGCGGGCAGTTCGGCCTCAAAATGAACTTGCTCGCCCGTAACGGGGTGTATAAAGCCGAGTGATTTAGCATGCAAAGCCTGGCGTGGCATTACTTTGAAGGCGTTTTCAACAAACGTCTTATAGGAGCCAACAGGCTGCCCGTACACAATCCGGTCGCCGCCGTACGTGGCGTCGGAGAACAGCGGGTGTCCAATGTACTTCATGTGAGCTCTAATCTGATGCGTACGTCCCGTCTCGAGATTACACTGCAACAGCGCCACATGCTGAAAAGAGCGTAGTACTTTGTAATGCGTCACAGCGGGTTTGCCCTGCTCGCCATCGGGGTACACAGCCTGAATCTTCCGGTCCTTAATACTGCGTCCAATATGCCCCCTGATGGTACCTTGTGGCTCCTTGGGCACCCCCCATACCAAAGCTAGGTAAGTGCGCTCAATGGTATGATGAAAAAATTGCTGCGAGAGGTGCGTCATCGCCCACTCGGTTTTACCGATTACTAAAAGGCCCGACGTATCCTTATCAATACGGTGTACTAAGCCAGGCCGAATTTCGCCGTTGCGGCCAGTTGGTAAATTACTCAAGTGGTAAGCCAGTCCGTTCACTAGCGTTCCGTTCCAATTCCCAAAGGCTGGATGCACTACTAAGCCTGCTGGCTTATTCACGATCAACAACGATTCATCTTCGTAACGGATGTCCAGATCCATGGGCTCTGGTACCACTTTGAACTCACGCGGTGGCTCCGGTAGCGTTATGGTAATAACGTCGAAGGGCTTGACGCGGTAGTTAGGCTTTACGGCTCTATCATTTACCTGTACTGCTTCAGCCTCTATAGCATTCTGAATCTTGGTGCGCGAGGCGTTGGGTAGCCGGTTGAACAGAAACTTGTCAAGGCGTAATAATTCCTGCCCTTTATCTACGCGGATGCGATGATGCTCATAGAGTTCGTCACCGCCGTCTGTATCCTCTTCTTCCGGCAGGTTATCAGGAGTTGGAAGTAGATCTTCTTCGGTCATGGTGATGGTGCTAAAACAAAAAAGCCGGGGCGCGGCGCCCCGGCTCATTTGGCCGAAAAGTAATAACTGCTTACTTCTTTTTGGTTTTGGTCTTGCTAGCGGCACTATTACTGGTCGGAACAGCAGGTGCAGCTGTTGGCGTAGTAGCAGGTGCAGTGCTAGCAGCGGCGGCAGCAGCGCCAGGCGTAATGCCCATTTTCTTCAGTACTAGATCTGAGATGTCGCCATCTTTCGGACCGTGTAACAAGACCGGGCTAGCACCATCCGAGTTCAACACATAAGTGTAGCCGTTCTCATCAGCTACTTGGTCAATGGTTTTCTGAAGCTTGTCGAGCGCAGGCTTCAGCAATGCCTGTTGCTTCTGCTGTAGGCTCTGGTCGGCACTGCGCTGAAACTCCTGAATAGAAGTCTGCAGACCAGTCAATTCTTTCTCTTTATCGGCCCGTACGACCTCGGTCATAGCTGCAGCACCTTTCTGGTAAGCGTCAGCTTTCGTCTGGTAATCGCTGTATTTGCTTTTCAGCTGATTCTCCAGCTGGCCGCTATACGTCTTCAGTTGCGACTCAATCTGCTTGCTCTCGGGCATCTGGCTGAGCACGTACTCCACGCTGGTGTATCCGATTTTCAACGGAGCTTGGGCCAGTGCAGCAGTAGACGTAGCGAAAGTGAGAGCAGCCGCGGCTAGGGCAAGACGGATTTTGTTCATAGGTGTCATTAAAAGAAAAACAGTCAAAGAGTTGATTTAGAATGCAAAGTTAATTTTTTCTGCCAGTCGGACGCTGTCCGTTAGCGGAACGCGTAGCTCTTGGAGTAGGTTCCGGCTCTGAGTCAGCTGTATCACCGGCAGGC
This Hymenobacter sp. GOD-10R DNA region includes the following protein-coding sequences:
- a CDS encoding MotA/TolQ/ExbB proton channel family protein: MEQKNAINKNARPAAASAPKSEEKGGGGAFAAIVIPLAFVVALVLYKFVLGNGANFQGGNNENLPLPGNILGTIYAGGFIVPILLTLLILVITFTIERLLTIGKAKGSKSIESFVRSIRQKLNTNDVNGAIAVCDQQKGSVANVVKAGLLKYKEMEQDRVMEKDQKVLAIQKEIEESTALELPMLEKNLVILSTIASVATLIGLLGTVFGMIRAFSALANAGAPDAAALSTGISEALINTAFGIGTSALAIIAYNYFTSKIDALTYSIDEAGFSIIQTFAAQHGETETYKA
- a CDS encoding TonB family protein, whose product is MTLLNLLTATLDDIVFERRNKAYGAFLLRKLYNRHLATAITIASALAFLLVAVPMLVQQLWPAEATAVSPPKKEVIELYRVILPPKQVQPAALQPKAIRHPMVKAQSQPSAPKVVADNQVKPEIRRLDVAPPVIQPGAIVGTEDLVGDSEATNSTATNTTGTVGGATATETAPSGTFTFVEVMPEFSGGQEALRRYMQRNLHYPSTALANNIAGKVFVSFVVNADGTISNVEILKGLGYGTDEEAIRVVRSMPSWKPGRQNNHPVSVRYTMPITFRYE
- a CDS encoding RluA family pseudouridine synthase; this encodes MTEEDLLPTPDNLPEEEDTDGGDELYEHHRIRVDKGQELLRLDKFLFNRLPNASRTKIQNAIEAEAVQVNDRAVKPNYRVKPFDVITITLPEPPREFKVVPEPMDLDIRYEDESLLIVNKPAGLVVHPAFGNWNGTLVNGLAYHLSNLPTGRNGEIRPGLVHRIDKDTSGLLVIGKTEWAMTHLSQQFFHHTIERTYLALVWGVPKEPQGTIRGHIGRSIKDRKIQAVYPDGEQGKPAVTHYKVLRSFQHVALLQCNLETGRTHQIRAHMKYIGHPLFSDATYGGDRIVYGQPVGSYKTFVENAFKVMPRQALHAKSLGFIHPVTGEQVHFEAELPADFEAVLAKWEVYAT
- a CDS encoding biopolymer transporter ExbD; translated protein: MAEIQQQADSGKGGKKRAKKMSTKIDMTPMVDLAFLLLTFFMLTTTFSKPTVMQLNMPVKPKENEQQSEIKASNAFTILLGENNKVYYYDGLVDATSKPELKLTNYAANGIRQILLAHKSNPDLVVLIKPAEKASYKNMVDILDEMNITNQKKYALVNIAKEDSDLIKSSGL
- a CDS encoding biopolymer transporter ExbD → MPKVKPHRTSPSLDMTPMVDLAFLLVTFFMLTTKFAPQEEVVVDTPASTSEIRLPESHVIIISIDKDKRVFFGMDDAKPKADMLARVGTKFGVSFDANMAKNFSNIASFGVPVQQLPDFLSRDTEQRKAIKQPGIPIDSVNNQLTEWVVAAQGASYKAFGKPAFIAIRGDGAADVPTVQKVIKLLQDKNINRFNLITDLEGKPGVAGK
- a CDS encoding OmpH family outer membrane protein → MNKIRLALAAAALTFATSTAALAQAPLKIGYTSVEYVLSQMPESKQIESQLKTYSGQLENQLKSKYSDYQTKADAYQKGAAAMTEVVRADKEKELTGLQTSIQEFQRSADQSLQQKQQALLKPALDKLQKTIDQVADENGYTYVLNSDGASPVLLHGPKDGDISDLVLKKMGITPGAAAAAASTAPATTPTAAPAVPTSNSAASKTKTKKK
- a CDS encoding PstS family phosphate ABC transporter substrate-binding protein; translation: MHANLLKTGVTLALAVSLFTACNQTQSGNATSATDTPTSGNVAISVDETFAPIIKSEVDTFQKLYQSAKVTAYYKPEQEVLQDLLDDKVKLAVLTRELNAAERAEFDRLKLVPRATKIATDGLAIIVHPSNPDSLLSLPQLRDIFTGKAQQWSQVSGKKALATINVVFDANRSSTTRYIQDSVTRGAALTPRAFAAKSNSALLDYVANHPNAIGVVGANWISDRDDAAVQTFLQKVRVVSVSTQTDPPNRDDYVQPYQAYLALKTYPLTRTVYVVSREARAGLGTGFTSFVAGNQGQLIILKAGLLPAIGQMRVVNTNKL
- a CDS encoding tetratricopeptide repeat protein, whose protein sequence is MKQGSSPEAAYELGRLYQLREVPDSAAYYFNRVPLNPKDAFSLVAAGRAALAQGKTAEAEAQFDNAVKASKGKDAKIFTLIAQAYAESDVKDITKATTYVDAGQKANKGKDEPMLMIARGDIYQKTDAGGGEAMNSYERASMADPNNVLAYYKKGELNFRSRNYNEARTNFEKAISLDPNYAPAYRDLAEMYYFANQYPLALETFQKYQKVAEQSPETDAEYASFLFLTKKYPESLTEIQKVLAKEPNNIAMNRLMAYTLYETGQNDQAMAAMDKYMKMVPADKLIKDDNLYYGKMLSKAGRDDEALALLQKAAQASPKDAGEIQGALAQTYMQKKDYPNAIKAFKAKMGGGAPLLTDQVLLATAYSSNKQYQQADSLYNLVLTARPTYAPGYQMRASNAYYMDPDSKQGTARPYWEKYVELAKADPTKYKDGLTTAYEYLGYYYFQKGDKAAALPYYQQLLALDPSNARAKAGIESIQGKKTATSARK
- a CDS encoding TonB family protein; amino-acid sequence: MMDNTQLAKASLDDIVFEGRNKAYGAYVLRRLYGKNVSRALLIAVALFAIGVSFPLIAAMLKPEEKIVEKPKNLKVNELMQPPPLDPATPPPPPPPPPPPSAPPPPPPVVSTIKFTPPVVKRDNEVRKEEKVPDQDELEGKQIATETVKGNTDAPPPPDLSGIEGGTGAEPVKEVVDAKVYTYVEQMPVFPGGNDALLAAIQKNTKYPPLALRNQVEGKVFITFVVGPDGAVSGVTVQKGIGSGCDEAAVAAVKTLPRFTPGKQNGRAVSVSFTVPVTFAIK